A genomic segment from Piliocolobus tephrosceles isolate RC106 chromosome X, ASM277652v3, whole genome shotgun sequence encodes:
- the GPR18 gene encoding N-arachidonyl glycine receptor, whose amino-acid sequence MITLNNQDQPVPFNNSHPDEYKIAALVFYSCIFIIGLFVNVTALWVFSCTTKKRTTVTIYMMNVALVDLIFIMTLPFRMFYYAKDEWPFGEYFCQILGALTVFYPSIALWLLAFISADRYMAIVQPKYAKELKNTCKAVLACVGVWIMTLTTTIPLLLLHKDPDKDSTPATCLKISDIVYLKAVNVLNFTRLTFFFLIPLFIMIGCYLVIIHNLLHGRTSKLKPKVKEKSIRIIITLLVQVLVCFMPFHICFVFLMLGTGENSYSPWGAFTTFLMNLSTCLDVILYYIVSKQFQARVISVMLYRNYLRSMRRKSFRSGSLRSLSNINSEML is encoded by the coding sequence ATGATCACCCTGAACAATCAAGATCAACCTGTCCCTTTTAACAACTCACATCCAGATGAATACAAAATTGCAGCCCTTGTCTTCTATAGCTGTATCTtcataattggattatttgttaaCGTCACTGCATTATGGGTTTTCAGTTGTACCACCAAAAAGAGAACCACTGTAACCATCTATATGATGAATGTGGCATTAGTGGACTTGATATTTATAATGACTTTACCCTTTCGAATGTTTTATTATGCAAAAGATGAATGGCCATTTGGAGAGTACTTCTGCCAGATTCTTGGAGCTCTCACAGTGTTTTACCCAAGCATTGCTCTATGGCTTCTTGCCTTTATTAGTGCCGACAGGTACATGGCCATTGTACAGCCGAAGTATgccaaagaacttaaaaacacGTGCAAAGCCGTGCTGGCGTGTGTGGGAGTCTGGATAATGACCCTGACCACGACCATCCCTCTGCTACTGCTCCATAAAGACCCGGATAAAGACTCCACCCCTGCCACCTGCCTCAAGATTTCTGACATCGTCTATCTAAAAGCTGTGAATGTGCTAAACTTCACTCgactgacattttttttcttgattcctTTGTTCATCATGATTGGGTGCTACTTGGTCATTATTCATAATCTCCTTCATGGCAGGACGTCTAAGCTGAAACCCAAAGTCAAGGAGAAGTCCATAAGGATCATCATCACACTGCTGGTGCAGGTGCTTGTTTGCTTTATGCCCTTCcacatctgttttgttttcctgatgcTGGGAACGGGGGAGAACAGTTATAGTCCCTGGGGAGCCTTTACCACATTCCTCATGAACCTCAGCACGTGTCTGGATGTGATTCTCTACTACATCGTTTCAAAACAATTTCAGGCTCGAGTCATTAGTGTCATGCTATACCGTAATTACCTTCGAAGCATGCGCAGAAAAAGTTTCCGATCTGGTAGTTTACGGTCACTAAGCAATATAAACAGTGAAATGTTATGA